Proteins encoded in a region of the Cinclus cinclus chromosome 19, bCinCin1.1, whole genome shotgun sequence genome:
- the RGS3 gene encoding regulator of G-protein signaling 3 isoform X4, giving the protein MVDFSEKYLERAKDMKNRLGIFRRRNESPGANPSGKLDKVLKSLKPTPEEALKWGDSLEKLLLHKYGLAAFRAFLRTEFSEENLEFWLACEEFKKIKSQSKMVSKAKKIFAEYIAIQSCKEVNLDSYTREHTKENLQNITRSCFDLAQKRIYGLMEKDSYPRFLRSDLYLDIINQKKGSSPL; this is encoded by the exons ATGGTGGACTTTTCCGAAAAATACCTGGAAAG AGCCAAGGACATGAAGAACCGGCTGGGGATTTTTCGGCGGCGGAACGAGTCCCCCGGAGCCAACCCCTCCGGCAAGCTGGACAAAGTGCTCAAGTCCCTCAA GCCCACTCCTGAGGAAGCACTCAAGTGGGGGGActccctggagaagctgctgctgcacaaat ATGGGCTCGCTGCCTTCAGGGCCTTCCTGCGCACCGAGTTCAGCGAGGAGAACCTGGAGTTCTGGCTGGCCTGTGAGGAGTTCAAGAAGATCAAATCCCAGTCCAAGATGGTCTCCAAGGCCAAGAAGATCTTCGCTGAGTACATTGCTATCCAGTCCTGCAAGGAG GTCAACCTGGACTCCTACACACGGGAGCACACCAAGGAGAACCTGCAGAACATCACCCGCAGCTGCTTTGACCTGGCACAGAAGAGGATTTATGGGCTCATGGAGAAGGACTCGTACCCGCGCTTCCTCCGCTCCGACCTGTACTTGGACATAATCAACCAGAAGAAAGGCAGCTCCCCACTGTAG
- the RGS3 gene encoding regulator of G-protein signaling 3 isoform X3 produces the protein MPFFRDLSKPQPLEFHAEMLLAVQRPHSGSLQRRHTMKEAKDMKNRLGIFRRRNESPGANPSGKLDKVLKSLKPTPEEALKWGDSLEKLLLHKYGLAAFRAFLRTEFSEENLEFWLACEEFKKIKSQSKMVSKAKKIFAEYIAIQSCKEVNLDSYTREHTKENLQNITRSCFDLAQKRIYGLMEKDSYPRFLRSDLYLDIINQKKGSSPL, from the exons ATGCCCTTCTTCCGCGACCTGTCCAAGCCGCAGCCGCTGGAGTTCCACGCGGAGATGCTGCTGGCGGTGCAGAGGCCGCACTCGGGCAGCCTGCAGCGCCGGCACACCATGAAGGA AGCCAAGGACATGAAGAACCGGCTGGGGATTTTTCGGCGGCGGAACGAGTCCCCCGGAGCCAACCCCTCCGGCAAGCTGGACAAAGTGCTCAAGTCCCTCAA GCCCACTCCTGAGGAAGCACTCAAGTGGGGGGActccctggagaagctgctgctgcacaaat ATGGGCTCGCTGCCTTCAGGGCCTTCCTGCGCACCGAGTTCAGCGAGGAGAACCTGGAGTTCTGGCTGGCCTGTGAGGAGTTCAAGAAGATCAAATCCCAGTCCAAGATGGTCTCCAAGGCCAAGAAGATCTTCGCTGAGTACATTGCTATCCAGTCCTGCAAGGAG GTCAACCTGGACTCCTACACACGGGAGCACACCAAGGAGAACCTGCAGAACATCACCCGCAGCTGCTTTGACCTGGCACAGAAGAGGATTTATGGGCTCATGGAGAAGGACTCGTACCCGCGCTTCCTCCGCTCCGACCTGTACTTGGACATAATCAACCAGAAGAAAGGCAGCTCCCCACTGTAG